The following proteins come from a genomic window of Proteiniphilum propionicum:
- a CDS encoding GH92 family glycosyl hydrolase, protein MKQSILTFTLILLCISCSQQGSHNTKTDLTQYANPFIGTSYVGHTHPAAQMPFGMVQVGPDTGTDQWEHCSGYYAGDSSIIGFSHTHLSGTGCPDMGDIMLMPVTGDVTFSRGEKEDPSTGYRSAFSHDSEEANPGYYKVFLEDHQIKVELTATERSGFHRYTYPASKKAALVIDMEHGINDRTVESSLRLLNDTTVIGKRRSTGFVSDHTWYFYAVFSKPVKEVFTFTDGIISEKKQAEGENVKFFLRFDTEEDSKLMVKVSLSTVSTDGAERNMEKEMTGWDFERVRAEASDIWNSYLHRIKVVPRDEGQKISFYTALYHTLLMPNIITDTDGSYRLPDGTLMEVGEERYTNFSLWDTYRATHPFYLLMYPDKNAGFVQSMLDLYRQRGVLCTNEYGQNETWCMIGNHAVPVVAEAYLKNTITENRELAAEAIFQSLTTPHPKSDWEMYDKYGYYPFDLLPVESVSRTLEHCYDDYCAALMAALVNDHEKEAFFKKRSDNFKNLFDPSTKFMRGKDSNGEWRTPFDSFLLSHASTSGGDYTEGNAWQYTWHIQHDIPALLHLMGSKEYFEKKLDSLFFLDIRSLGGGFHDDVTGMIGQYAHGNEPSHHIAYLYNYTGHPYKTQEIIRQVFDRFYLPTREGLSGNDDCGQMSAWYIFSAIGFYPVDPASGEYLIGAPQFHEITLLLPNQKTFMMKAKNLSDSNKYVRSVTLNGKPLNSFKITYEEIQNGGTLEFDMTDTKEKACNSLGMSGH, encoded by the coding sequence ATGAAACAGTCTATCCTTACCTTTACGTTGATACTGTTGTGCATCTCCTGTTCACAACAGGGTTCACACAACACAAAGACCGATTTAACACAATATGCCAATCCGTTTATCGGGACATCATATGTGGGACATACTCACCCCGCTGCCCAAATGCCTTTTGGGATGGTGCAGGTGGGGCCGGATACGGGAACCGACCAATGGGAGCATTGCTCAGGATACTATGCAGGCGATTCATCCATCATCGGTTTTTCTCACACCCATCTGAGCGGTACAGGCTGTCCCGATATGGGGGACATCATGTTGATGCCGGTAACAGGGGATGTGACCTTTTCGCGAGGTGAAAAAGAGGACCCGTCAACCGGTTATCGCTCTGCCTTTTCACATGATTCCGAGGAGGCTAATCCCGGCTATTACAAAGTGTTCTTGGAGGATCATCAGATCAAGGTGGAGTTAACGGCAACAGAGAGATCAGGGTTCCATAGATACACCTACCCTGCCTCGAAAAAGGCCGCTTTAGTGATTGACATGGAGCATGGGATCAATGACCGGACTGTTGAATCATCTCTACGTTTGCTGAATGATACAACGGTCATCGGAAAAAGGAGATCGACCGGATTTGTTTCCGATCATACCTGGTATTTTTATGCGGTTTTTTCAAAACCGGTTAAGGAGGTTTTCACCTTTACAGATGGTATAATCTCTGAAAAGAAACAGGCAGAGGGGGAAAACGTAAAATTTTTCCTTCGTTTCGACACGGAGGAAGACTCTAAGCTCATGGTAAAGGTTTCGCTGTCTACGGTAAGTACCGATGGTGCCGAAAGAAATATGGAGAAAGAAATGACAGGATGGGATTTTGAGAGAGTAAGAGCGGAAGCATCTGATATTTGGAACAGCTATCTTCACAGAATCAAAGTGGTTCCACGGGATGAAGGACAGAAAATTTCGTTCTATACCGCACTGTACCATACCTTGTTGATGCCCAATATCATAACTGACACGGACGGAAGCTACCGGCTACCGGACGGCACACTAATGGAGGTCGGTGAGGAACGTTATACCAACTTCTCCCTGTGGGATACATATCGTGCAACCCATCCTTTCTATCTGCTGATGTATCCGGACAAGAATGCCGGATTTGTACAGTCGATGCTCGATCTATATCGCCAGAGGGGCGTTTTATGTACCAACGAATATGGTCAGAACGAAACGTGGTGCATGATTGGAAATCACGCAGTACCAGTGGTAGCCGAGGCATATCTGAAAAATACCATTACTGAAAACAGAGAGCTTGCGGCAGAAGCCATTTTTCAGTCGCTTACCACCCCTCATCCGAAATCCGACTGGGAGATGTATGACAAATATGGCTATTACCCTTTCGACCTGTTGCCGGTAGAATCGGTATCGCGAACATTGGAGCATTGTTACGATGATTATTGTGCTGCTTTGATGGCCGCATTAGTCAATGACCACGAAAAAGAGGCTTTTTTCAAAAAACGTTCAGATAACTTTAAAAACCTTTTTGACCCTTCCACAAAATTTATGAGGGGAAAAGATTCAAACGGGGAGTGGCGTACTCCTTTCGATTCTTTTTTATTATCACATGCTTCAACCAGTGGAGGTGATTATACAGAAGGAAATGCATGGCAGTACACCTGGCATATTCAACACGATATTCCGGCACTGTTACACCTGATGGGAAGCAAAGAATATTTTGAGAAAAAACTCGATTCGCTTTTCTTTTTAGATATACGCTCACTTGGAGGAGGGTTCCACGATGATGTAACAGGCATGATAGGCCAGTATGCGCATGGGAATGAGCCCAGCCACCATATTGCCTATCTTTACAATTATACCGGACATCCTTATAAAACACAGGAAATTATACGGCAGGTGTTTGACAGGTTTTATCTTCCCACACGCGAAGGGCTAAGCGGGAACGATGACTGCGGACAGATGTCGGCCTGGTATATCTTTTCTGCTATCGGCTTTTACCCGGTCGATCCGGCTTCAGGAGAATATCTAATCGGGGCTCCGCAATTTCATGAGATCACACTTCTTCTGCCAAATCAGAAAACGTTCATGATGAAAGCTAAAAATCTGTCCGACAGCAACAAGTATGTCCGGTCGGTGACATTAAACGGGAAACCGCTGAACTCTTTTAAAATAACCTATGAAGAAATCCAAAACGGAGGAACGCTTGAATTTGATATGACGGATACAAAAGAAAAGGCTTGTAATAGCCTTGGCATGTCGGGACATTGA
- a CDS encoding alpha-L-rhamnosidase-related protein, with the protein MNRKAKSGPSGKIIGYILLFSITFILSLSLQSCKNRQTSKNESDLLMNQSAPVWAEGREKEMNLTLGFRGIFTATPKAEANLLIAASTVYRVYLNGEYVGSGPARAGHGYFRVDRYNLSDRMQEGENIVAIEVAGYNVNSYYTTDQPSFLQAEAEVDGNVVLHTGEGGNFEATEIRERLQKVERYSFQRPFTEYYRLEEGYDRWRADKNCEISRVKLVQFPPIKLLPRRVDQADFTVLKPVHLFSKGTFTRKTPAQYYKDRSLVNIGEQFKGYAETELEVMPSQRIQELQTTTKNQLNTPYDASTSVELSINEFAILDFGINQTGFIGARIRCTEPTEIWFHFDEMLTDNDVNSKKRMADVNNQVVYELQPGAYTIETFDPYTFKFLKVMVTEGACRLEDVYLREFASPDRTDASFSCSNEKLNRIYDAAKQTYRQNALDIFMDCPSRERAGWLCDSYFSAIMEKEFTGYSKVAHNFYENYALPEKFEFLPEGMIPMCYPADHNDGVFIPNWSLWFIIQVDDYARRGGDRQLVSDLRTRITDLLGYFEKFENEDGLLEKLESWIFVEWSKANSLVQDVNYPTNMLYSAALASAANLYGNKEWQKKSENIQRQIQKQSFNGEFFVDNAVRENGILKVTDQITEVCQYYAFFFNIATPESHPDLWKKIATVFGPDRDETTTFSNVAVANAFIGNYLRMDILSRYKLQPQLLSEIEDYFYYMAERTGTLWENVHNQASCNHGFASYIAHVLYRDMLGISNIDYLNKEIIISFSDINLEYCSGSIPVEDKVISLEWKRKGDNIHYLLKTPAGYKTRIDNNSSANVIEMSN; encoded by the coding sequence ATGAACAGAAAAGCAAAATCCGGGCCAAGCGGAAAAATCATTGGTTATATCCTCTTGTTTTCTATCACCTTCATTCTGTCACTTTCTTTACAAAGTTGCAAAAACAGGCAAACTTCAAAAAATGAAAGTGATCTGCTGATGAACCAATCAGCACCTGTATGGGCTGAAGGAAGGGAGAAAGAGATGAACCTCACACTGGGTTTCCGGGGTATTTTTACCGCCACTCCCAAAGCAGAGGCAAACTTGCTTATCGCTGCATCTACCGTTTACCGGGTCTATCTAAACGGAGAGTATGTAGGTTCAGGGCCGGCGCGCGCCGGTCACGGTTATTTCCGGGTTGATAGGTATAACCTCTCCGATCGTATGCAAGAAGGAGAGAATATCGTGGCTATTGAGGTGGCCGGTTACAACGTGAATAGCTATTACACCACCGACCAGCCTTCTTTCCTGCAAGCTGAAGCAGAGGTGGACGGTAATGTGGTGCTGCATACTGGTGAAGGCGGTAATTTTGAAGCAACCGAAATCAGGGAACGGCTGCAGAAAGTGGAACGATACAGCTTTCAACGTCCTTTTACCGAGTATTACCGGTTAGAAGAAGGATACGACCGGTGGAGGGCAGATAAAAATTGTGAAATTAGCAGGGTTAAATTGGTTCAATTTCCTCCGATAAAACTGTTACCGAGACGGGTGGATCAAGCCGACTTTACTGTGCTAAAACCGGTACATCTATTTTCCAAGGGTACTTTTACCAGAAAAACTCCCGCTCAGTACTACAAAGACCGATCGCTGGTAAACATCGGCGAACAATTCAAAGGTTATGCTGAAACAGAACTGGAGGTTATGCCTTCACAACGTATTCAGGAGCTACAGACAACAACAAAAAATCAACTGAACACTCCATATGATGCTTCCACAAGCGTTGAACTAAGTATTAACGAATTTGCGATACTCGACTTCGGCATCAACCAGACCGGATTTATCGGAGCCCGGATACGTTGTACCGAGCCCACAGAGATATGGTTTCATTTCGATGAGATGCTAACAGATAATGATGTAAACAGTAAAAAAAGGATGGCTGACGTCAACAACCAGGTAGTTTATGAACTTCAACCCGGAGCGTACACCATTGAAACATTTGACCCTTATACATTTAAGTTTTTAAAGGTCATGGTTACAGAGGGTGCCTGCCGATTGGAAGATGTTTACCTTAGGGAGTTTGCATCTCCCGACCGTACCGATGCCTCCTTCTCCTGCAGCAACGAGAAATTGAACCGGATTTACGATGCGGCCAAACAGACCTACCGGCAAAATGCCCTGGATATTTTTATGGATTGCCCCTCACGGGAGCGTGCCGGCTGGCTCTGTGACAGCTATTTCTCTGCGATCATGGAGAAAGAATTCACCGGGTATTCAAAAGTGGCCCATAATTTTTACGAGAACTACGCACTGCCTGAGAAATTTGAATTCCTGCCTGAGGGTATGATCCCCATGTGTTATCCTGCCGATCATAACGACGGGGTATTCATTCCCAACTGGTCGCTCTGGTTTATAATTCAAGTCGATGATTATGCCCGGCGCGGAGGTGACAGGCAGCTTGTGTCAGACCTGAGAACGCGGATCACCGACCTGCTGGGGTATTTCGAAAAATTCGAAAATGAGGACGGGTTGCTGGAAAAGCTGGAAAGCTGGATCTTCGTGGAATGGTCCAAAGCCAACAGCCTGGTACAGGATGTGAACTACCCCACAAATATGCTCTATAGTGCCGCCCTGGCTAGTGCGGCTAATCTTTATGGAAATAAGGAGTGGCAAAAAAAATCAGAGAATATACAACGTCAGATTCAAAAACAGTCTTTCAACGGAGAGTTTTTTGTTGATAACGCAGTAAGAGAAAATGGGATATTAAAGGTGACAGATCAGATCACGGAAGTATGTCAATATTACGCATTCTTCTTTAACATTGCAACACCTGAGTCACATCCCGATCTTTGGAAAAAGATTGCAACCGTTTTCGGGCCTGACAGAGATGAAACAACTACTTTTTCAAATGTGGCAGTTGCAAATGCATTTATCGGAAACTATCTTCGTATGGATATACTTTCAAGATACAAGTTGCAACCACAATTACTATCCGAGATTGAAGATTATTTCTACTATATGGCTGAGAGAACCGGAACTTTGTGGGAGAATGTGCATAACCAGGCCAGCTGTAATCACGGTTTCGCTTCATATATCGCCCATGTTCTGTATCGGGATATGTTGGGTATTAGCAATATTGACTACCTGAACAAAGAGATTATCATCAGTTTTTCCGATATCAACCTGGAATACTGTAGTGGCTCCATTCCTGTTGAAGATAAAGTAATAAGTCTGGAATGGAAACGCAAGGGAGATAATATCCACTATCTTTTAAAAACGCCTGCAGGATACAAGACAAGGATTGATAATAACAGTTCTGCCAATGTGATTGAAATGAGTAATTGA
- a CDS encoding alpha/beta hydrolase, producing MNIRSTYIFVLLLMTFLENLYPLKGQDKKEILLYNRVEEQISEEQTQDSIFGLLVSRVTNPSIAVFTPKNQKSKSAVIICPGGGYHTLLMEREGYKVAEAFNRCGITAFVLKYRLPDSRIVKDKMITPLKDAQRAIQLIRENAEKWNIDPDKTGIMGFSAGGHLAASLGVHYDSVLVQNKQNTTLRPSFMILINPVISFNDSTTHEGSRNQLLGVNPGKEMIHFFSNELHVNKQTPGTILIHTNDDKVVSVKNSIFFYKKLYENEIPVEIHIYSRGDHGFLQIPEFEEWFGRCIHWMNIEKIM from the coding sequence ATGAATATCAGATCAACATACATCTTTGTTTTACTATTGATGACGTTTCTTGAAAATTTATATCCGCTAAAAGGCCAGGATAAAAAAGAGATTTTACTATATAACAGAGTGGAAGAACAGATAAGCGAGGAACAAACTCAAGATAGTATCTTTGGATTATTAGTCAGTAGGGTGACAAATCCTTCAATCGCAGTTTTCACTCCTAAAAATCAAAAATCTAAAAGTGCAGTAATTATCTGTCCCGGAGGTGGATATCATACCTTGCTAATGGAGCGTGAAGGATACAAAGTAGCCGAAGCATTTAACAGATGTGGAATAACTGCTTTCGTTTTAAAATACAGGTTGCCGGATAGCAGAATTGTCAAAGACAAAATGATTACACCTCTCAAAGATGCGCAACGTGCTATTCAGCTGATACGTGAGAATGCAGAAAAATGGAACATCGATCCCGATAAAACAGGTATCATGGGATTTTCAGCCGGAGGGCATTTGGCGGCATCACTTGGAGTACACTACGATTCGGTTTTGGTTCAAAACAAACAAAACACAACACTTCGTCCAAGCTTCATGATACTCATCAACCCAGTAATCAGTTTTAATGACAGCACAACCCATGAGGGTTCACGCAACCAACTACTTGGTGTTAATCCTGGAAAAGAGATGATCCATTTTTTTTCGAATGAATTGCACGTAAATAAACAAACTCCCGGAACTATATTAATCCATACAAACGATGATAAAGTAGTCTCAGTGAAAAACAGCATATTTTTTTACAAAAAATTATACGAAAATGAAATTCCCGTTGAAATACATATTTATTCGCGAGGGGACCATGGTTTTCTTCAAATTCCCGAATTTGAGGAGTGGTTCGGCCGTTGTATTCACTGGATGAATATTGAAAAAATAATGTAA
- a CDS encoding glycoside hydrolase family 43 protein — MNNFNSMNFRHNSILFVFILLSGLIFSCTGCNDENNPQENQKDEDNKEYPVKLNSIKIRDPFIFVDHKTKTYFLHYNPYTYKNLQCLSSKDLINWKNEGYSFTASANFWGVKDYWAPDEYEYNGKYYLFVTFSNREGHRGTSVLTSATPDKNFIPLVNGPITPIDKMALDAALWVDEEGQPWIVYCHEWLQVTDGRILAQKVTKDLTATTGDPITLFSASEAPWTKAINAEGAYVTDAPFLYRAKNNDLLMIWSGTSKNNHYAIGVARSQSGKIEGPWVHEEETLNNFSGGHAMIFEDLEGVLRIAFHSPNSGDMERAVIYELIDLNGRISLGNKLE; from the coding sequence ATGAATAATTTTAATAGTATGAATTTCAGACACAACAGCATTTTATTCGTTTTCATCCTGTTATCGGGATTAATTTTCTCCTGTACTGGGTGCAATGATGAGAATAACCCTCAGGAAAATCAGAAGGATGAAGATAATAAAGAATACCCTGTCAAATTAAACTCCATAAAAATAAGAGACCCTTTTATCTTTGTAGATCACAAAACAAAGACCTACTTCCTCCACTATAATCCATATACATATAAAAATCTGCAATGCCTGTCGAGCAAAGATCTAATAAACTGGAAAAATGAGGGTTACAGCTTTACCGCTTCCGCTAATTTTTGGGGTGTAAAAGATTATTGGGCACCTGACGAATATGAATATAACGGAAAGTACTATCTGTTTGTCACTTTCAGCAACAGGGAAGGACATCGGGGTACATCGGTGTTGACATCCGCTACACCCGATAAAAATTTTATCCCCCTCGTCAATGGACCGATTACACCTATAGACAAGATGGCTCTTGATGCTGCTTTATGGGTCGATGAAGAGGGGCAGCCATGGATCGTATATTGCCACGAATGGTTACAGGTGACCGATGGGCGTATCCTGGCACAAAAAGTAACAAAAGATCTCACCGCGACCACCGGGGATCCCATCACCCTCTTTTCGGCCAGTGAAGCGCCCTGGACAAAAGCGATCAACGCCGAAGGTGCATATGTAACTGACGCTCCTTTCCTTTACAGGGCCAAAAACAATGATTTACTGATGATTTGGTCGGGGACAAGCAAAAATAATCACTATGCCATCGGCGTGGCACGCTCCCAGTCAGGAAAGATAGAAGGCCCGTGGGTACACGAAGAGGAGACACTTAACAATTTCAGCGGTGGACATGCAATGATATTTGAAGATCTTGAAGGTGTACTGCGGATAGCTTTCCATTCTCCCAACTCGGGCGATATGGAGCGTGCCGTCATTTATGAACTGATTGATCTGAACGGTCGTATATCTCTGGGCAACAAACTGGAATGA
- a CDS encoding ROK family protein gives MEKNLLGIDIGGTKTAVIYAKESSGNIHIAGKKTFQTSTVDKTLDNIFLHLQDIMRENNLGQHNTHAIGISCGGPLNSEEGIIMSPPNLPGWENIHLVKMISEQFGIPCAIQNDANASALAEWQFGAGRGTKNMIFLTFGTGLGAGIILNGQLYSGTNDNAGEVGHIRLSDFGPVGYGKAGSFEGFASGGGIAQLAKMALLEKYQMGRSVQWCPRGEIDRVSAKMVAEQAQKGDPLALEIMEISAVYLGRGLSILIDILNPDCIVLGSIYARNVSLFLPVMEKVIAKEALYLSRKVCRIKPAELGENIGDYAAVSIASDIQPKKPEKNDQK, from the coding sequence ATGGAAAAAAATTTATTGGGAATAGATATTGGAGGCACCAAAACAGCGGTTATTTACGCAAAGGAATCTTCAGGAAATATTCATATTGCCGGGAAAAAAACTTTTCAAACATCTACAGTTGATAAAACACTCGACAATATTTTTCTGCATCTGCAAGATATAATGAGAGAAAATAATCTGGGACAACATAATACCCACGCCATAGGCATCAGCTGCGGCGGTCCGCTGAACAGCGAAGAGGGTATCATCATGTCTCCTCCCAATTTACCGGGATGGGAAAATATTCACCTCGTAAAAATGATCTCAGAACAATTTGGGATCCCTTGCGCGATACAAAACGATGCCAACGCCTCGGCACTTGCTGAATGGCAATTTGGGGCAGGCAGAGGTACAAAGAATATGATATTTCTAACTTTCGGCACCGGATTGGGGGCCGGAATAATCCTTAACGGCCAGCTATACAGCGGAACAAATGACAATGCTGGCGAAGTGGGACATATCCGGTTATCGGACTTCGGACCTGTCGGTTATGGGAAAGCAGGCTCCTTTGAAGGATTTGCAAGTGGAGGTGGAATTGCCCAACTTGCAAAAATGGCACTGTTGGAAAAATATCAAATGGGCAGATCCGTACAATGGTGCCCCCGTGGCGAAATAGACAGGGTTTCAGCCAAGATGGTCGCCGAACAGGCACAAAAAGGCGACCCGCTGGCATTGGAAATAATGGAGATCTCAGCTGTCTATTTAGGAAGGGGACTTTCCATACTGATCGATATTCTTAATCCAGATTGTATTGTTCTGGGGAGTATCTATGCCAGAAACGTGTCTCTTTTCTTACCAGTCATGGAGAAAGTGATTGCGAAAGAGGCTTTATACCTGTCCCGCAAAGTATGCCGGATTAAACCGGCTGAACTAGGAGAGAATATTGGCGATTACGCAGCCGTATCAATAGCGTCAGATATACAACCCAAAAAACCAGAAAAAAATGATCAGAAATAG
- a CDS encoding SIS domain-containing protein — MIRNSLDESLVMLQAFISRPNTIDSIKRAASAMASALKKGNKIISCGNGGSLCDATHFAEELTGKYRRERVSLPAIAINDPAYITCVGNDFSFDDIYSRYVEGVGRNGDVLLAISTSGNSKNIIQAADAARKKDMIVVGLTCESDNALSVKSDIAICTPLSEFSDRIQEIHIKVIHILIQSIEYYLNNR, encoded by the coding sequence ATGATCAGAAATAGCCTCGATGAATCGCTTGTTATGCTGCAGGCCTTCATCAGTCGCCCCAACACAATAGACTCCATTAAACGTGCAGCATCGGCAATGGCTTCTGCTTTAAAAAAAGGGAATAAAATCATCAGTTGCGGGAATGGCGGCTCATTGTGTGATGCAACCCATTTCGCAGAAGAATTGACAGGAAAATACAGAAGAGAGAGAGTGTCACTTCCGGCAATTGCGATCAATGATCCGGCTTATATTACTTGTGTAGGGAACGATTTCTCATTTGATGATATTTACTCCAGATATGTTGAAGGTGTCGGTCGGAATGGTGATGTGCTTCTTGCCATCAGCACCAGCGGAAACTCCAAAAACATTATTCAGGCAGCCGATGCTGCAAGAAAAAAAGACATGATTGTTGTTGGGCTTACCTGCGAGAGTGACAATGCACTTAGTGTAAAATCAGATATTGCCATCTGCACCCCCCTTTCCGAATTCTCTGACAGAATTCAGGAAATACACATCAAGGTGATTCATATTCTTATACAATCAATTGAATATTATTTAAATAACAGATAA
- a CDS encoding DUF4832 domain-containing protein, producing MTNTAQYKNDLLIISFLLFVLSFNSQVMAQDLLKTREMHTVYPKDHGGALINPDMGWTMHFYSNVLANYGSKLEAWDTLDDFPGVSTVYLRVPWVAVQPEEDRYTWEILDTPAQRWTDKGKKVAIRITATENWMTQATPQYVFDAGAKKYRAYDYFEPDYSDPVFLEKVDEFVRVMAERYDGNPNIAFVDIGHFGMWGEGHTVITSPVHGKTWDIETKKKIIDIYCKHFKKTRLCISDDFVGDSEPGSRFAISDYAFSRGVTMRDDSILVQKAPRQWFHSEMAQLFWPTMPVILEHEHYEGSKKRGSWNKDLLLQSIEDYHASYMSIHTWPRLLLEENRDVIDKINRRMGYRIHAQSIAYPKKIKKNELFLLQWNWQNKGVAPCYPGGYPCLTLKDDKGGIVSVMVESDFNVKSMPPAEEGKAPVCKITSGFIVAKQMDDPKGPFFRTCKPGVYDVYISVGKLDGTPELELPYHNDDGKKRYKIGKITLYE from the coding sequence ATGACAAATACTGCACAATATAAAAACGACTTACTAATTATTTCATTTTTACTTTTCGTGCTCTCTTTCAACAGTCAGGTGATGGCTCAGGACCTACTCAAAACCAGGGAGATGCACACCGTTTATCCGAAAGATCATGGAGGTGCATTAATCAATCCGGATATGGGTTGGACCATGCATTTCTACTCCAATGTCTTGGCTAACTACGGATCAAAACTGGAGGCATGGGATACATTGGATGACTTCCCCGGCGTCAGTACTGTTTATCTCCGGGTGCCCTGGGTAGCTGTTCAACCCGAAGAAGACAGATACACCTGGGAGATTCTGGATACACCTGCACAACGCTGGACAGATAAGGGTAAGAAGGTGGCTATACGCATTACGGCTACGGAAAACTGGATGACTCAGGCTACCCCCCAATATGTCTTCGATGCCGGAGCAAAAAAGTATCGTGCATACGATTACTTTGAGCCGGACTATTCCGATCCTGTTTTTCTCGAGAAGGTAGATGAATTTGTACGGGTGATGGCCGAACGCTACGACGGCAATCCCAATATCGCATTTGTCGATATCGGCCATTTTGGCATGTGGGGAGAAGGCCATACAGTCATCACCTCGCCGGTGCATGGTAAAACATGGGATATCGAAACCAAAAAAAAGATTATCGATATCTATTGCAAGCACTTTAAAAAAACCAGATTGTGTATCTCCGATGATTTTGTGGGGGACTCTGAACCGGGCAGCCGTTTCGCTATCTCTGATTATGCCTTTTCAAGAGGAGTAACGATGCGTGACGACAGTATTTTAGTGCAAAAAGCTCCAAGACAGTGGTTTCACAGTGAAATGGCCCAGCTTTTCTGGCCAACAATGCCAGTGATCCTGGAGCACGAACATTACGAAGGGTCAAAAAAGAGAGGTAGCTGGAATAAAGACCTGCTTCTGCAGTCTATTGAAGATTACCATGCTTCTTATATGTCGATACATACATGGCCAAGGCTTCTTCTTGAAGAAAACCGTGATGTAATTGATAAAATCAACAGGCGAATGGGATATCGCATTCATGCACAGTCGATTGCTTATCCAAAAAAAATTAAAAAAAATGAACTGTTCCTGTTGCAATGGAACTGGCAAAACAAAGGAGTAGCACCCTGTTACCCTGGCGGCTATCCATGCTTAACATTAAAAGACGATAAAGGGGGTATTGTATCGGTTATGGTTGAATCTGATTTTAATGTAAAATCAATGCCCCCTGCAGAAGAAGGCAAGGCCCCTGTCTGCAAAATCACTTCCGGATTTATTGTTGCCAAACAGATGGATGATCCGAAAGGGCCATTTTTCAGGACCTGTAAGCCGGGTGTATATGATGTCTATATCTCGGTAGGTAAACTCGACGGAACCCCAGAACTGGAACTGCCCTATCACAATGATGACGGAAAAAAACGCTACAAAATAGGTAAAATAACATTATATGAATAA
- a CDS encoding MFS transporter: MNTFNNQETGTNLSMRKLLPVMSGFFIMGFVDLIGIAINYVKSDLALTDSLVNLISFSCFFWFFVLSIPTGHLMCRIGRKKTVQISFAFTFAGLLIPVISYSFTTVLIAFGLIGIGNTMIQVALNPLVTNVVSKEKVTGALTLGQFIKAISSLSGPIIVSWLASAFFDWKYIFPAYAMVTLITAIWLWTTSIDEGKRKTKEQLSFLKTLSLLKNKKLLAFFIGIVVLVGVDVGLNTTLPKYLIEKTSIPLHKAILGNSVYFLVRTIGAFTGGLLLMKHSERTFFKYSVIIAFLGFIGILVFNSVSGIMAALVVFGIGYANLFSIIFALSMKLLPERADEISSLLIVGVSGGAIITPLLGIVSDFFGNQFSAISILAICWIYMICLIKTINQLGTNQLLEI, translated from the coding sequence ATGAACACTTTTAATAATCAGGAGACCGGCACTAATCTTTCTATGAGGAAACTGTTACCGGTAATGTCCGGCTTTTTCATCATGGGATTTGTCGATTTAATAGGGATTGCCATTAATTATGTGAAAAGCGACCTGGCTCTCACAGATTCCCTGGTGAATTTAATCTCTTTTTCATGTTTTTTCTGGTTTTTTGTGTTATCTATCCCAACAGGCCATTTAATGTGCCGAATTGGACGGAAAAAAACGGTCCAGATCAGTTTTGCTTTTACTTTTGCAGGCTTACTAATTCCTGTTATATCATATAGTTTTACAACTGTACTAATTGCCTTCGGGCTGATTGGAATAGGGAACACCATGATTCAGGTAGCTTTAAACCCTTTGGTTACAAATGTTGTTTCAAAAGAGAAAGTTACCGGGGCCCTGACATTGGGACAGTTTATCAAGGCAATATCCTCTCTTTCGGGACCAATTATTGTCTCCTGGCTTGCATCTGCATTCTTCGATTGGAAATATATTTTTCCTGCCTATGCAATGGTAACACTCATCACCGCAATATGGCTATGGACCACATCCATCGATGAGGGGAAAAGAAAAACGAAGGAACAACTCTCCTTCCTGAAAACATTATCTCTTTTAAAGAATAAAAAGTTATTGGCCTTTTTTATCGGGATAGTGGTGCTGGTAGGGGTAGATGTCGGATTAAATACCACACTCCCTAAATATCTGATAGAAAAAACCAGCATACCCCTTCATAAAGCAATCTTGGGAAACAGTGTCTATTTCCTGGTGCGTACAATAGGGGCTTTTACAGGTGGCCTGTTGTTGATGAAGCATTCGGAGCGCACTTTTTTCAAGTATAGTGTAATAATAGCTTTTCTGGGATTTATAGGAATTTTGGTTTTCAACTCAGTTTCCGGAATAATGGCCGCTCTGGTTGTTTTTGGAATAGGCTATGCCAATCTTTTTTCTATTATCTTTGCACTATCGATGAAGCTTCTGCCTGAAAGAGCAGACGAAATCTCTTCGTTGCTGATTGTAGGGGTATCGGGCGGGGCAATTATTACCCCCCTGCTGGGTATCGTTTCAGACTTTTTCGGGAACCAGTTTTCCGCAATTTCAATTCTTGCCATATGTTGGATCTACATGATCTGTTTGATAAAAACTATAAATCAATTGGGCACAAATCAGCTACTTGAGATTTAA